The Streptomyces sp. cg36 genomic interval GCGGTGAACACGGCCCGCACGGGTACGACCAGGCGGCCGGCGACCTTGAAGGAGACGTCCACGGTGAAGCCGTCGTCGTCCTCGTCGGTGCTGCGTCCGGGCGCCTCCAGCACGGAGAGGTCGACGAACGAGTAGGGGTGGAACCACGCGCCGTGCCAGGGGTCCAGGCGATTGGCCACGACGTCTTCGGGCTCGCACGTCCCGATGCCCGTGTACACGGCCGACAGGGCCCCGGCCGGATCGGGGCGCGCGGGCACCACGGGTGCCTCCAGCGGCGGCTCGCCCCCCGCGTCGTCCAGCCGGACCCAGACGAGCACCCCGTCGTCGTGGACCGGCCAGGGGTGCCAGCCCGCGAACGGGGCTCCTTCCAGGGCGAGTCCGTGCCAATGGCACACCAGGCGCCCGCAGCGCACGGCGCCGTCCCGCAGCGGTGCGCCCAGGTGCGGGCAGCTGCCCGGCCCGCCCACCGCACGGCCTTCGGCGTCGCGCCAGACGACCACCTCGTGCCCGGCCACGGTCCGCGCCAGCGGCCGGGCACCGCCCAGATCGCGCGAGGCGCCCACGACGTACCAGTTCCCCGACGGCCGCGCCCGGGCCCGCTCGACGGCCGCCGCGATCAGGGCCGGTTTGGCGTCGCGCCAGGTGGGCCGCTGCCGCGCCCAGGGAACCGCCCGCCTGCGCAGGGACAGCGGCAGCCGGGCGCGCCGGCCCGCGGGGTCGGGTGTCATGCGACCTCCTCGTGGTCGGCGCGGCGCGAGTCTCCGGGCAGGGCGAGCGCCGGTACGGGCAGGGACCGCGGCCGGCCGCGGCCACGCAGGCGGGCGGCGGCCACGCGCACGAGCCCGTCGGCGGCGACCGCGGCACGGCGCCTGCGCGAGACCGCGGCGCGGCGGTGCACCACGTCGTACCCGTCCTCGGCGACGGCGTCCAGGATCCCCCCGTAGAGCACGCAGGCGGTACGGATGCACGGCCGCGACACGTCGGCGAGCATCGGGATCCCGGGCAGCGCCTCCCGGTAGACGGCCCGGGTGAGGGCCTCGAACTCGCGCAGGGCGGCCGTGATGCGTCTGTCGCGCAGGCCCGTGGCGCGGCTCCACCGCAGCAGCGGCGCATCGACGCCGTGCGCCGCGAGCAGGTCGGCGGGCAGGTACACCCGGCCCCGGTCGAGGTCCTCGCCCACGTCGCGCAGGAAGTTGGTGAGCTGGAAGGCGACACCGAGTGCGGCGGCGTGCGGCGCGGCCTCCTCCCGTGGTCCGACGGTACCGAGGACGGGCAGCATCTGGAGCCCGATGACGGCCGCGGAGCCGTGCATATAGGTGCGCAGCTCGGCGTAGGTGGCGTAGCCGGTGACCGACAGGTCCGTGCGCATCGCCGCCATGAAGTCGGCGAACAGGGTGTGGTCGATGGCGTACCGGCGTGCCGTGTCGGCCAGCGCCAGCACCACCGGCTCGCTGCTGCCGTGCCCCCGCAGGCCCTCGGCCAGGGTGCGGTCGAGGGTGCGCAGGGCGGCGGCGCGCCGCCCCGCGCCGATCGCGGGGTCGAGGGTGTCCACGATGTCGTCGGCCCAGCGGGCGAATCCGTACAGGGCGTGCACGGCGGCCCGGTGCTCGACCGGGAGCAGCCGGGTGGCCAGGAAGTAGGTCCTGCCGTGCCGGGCGTTGAGCCGCCGGCACCGGCGGTACGCCTGGCGCAGTACGGGGTCGGTGATGTGCGCGGCGTCGAGTTCGCGTTCGGTCATGCGGTGGTCTCCTTGGGGCGGACGCGGCGGCCGTGTCGTGGGGCGTGCGCGGTGGTTCCGGTGATCCGGGCCGCCGCGAGCTTGCCGGAGAGCAGTACGGTCGGCACGCCGACGCCGGGGGTGGTGCCGCAGCCCGCGAGGACGGCGTTGTCGGTGCCCCGGACCAGGTTGCGGGGGCGGAACGGTCCGGTCTGGGCGAAGGTGTGCGCCGCGGAGAAGGGGGTGCCTGCGGCGTGTCCGAGCGCGTGCCAGGTGGCCGGGGTGACCATGCACTCCTGCTCGATGGCGGAGGCGATGCCGTGGAGGCCGCGTTGTTCCAGCACCGCCAGCAGACTGGCGCGGTAGCGCGGTGCGAGGTCGTGCCAGTCGGTGGCGCCGGGTCCGATGTCGGTGTTGGGGCAGGGTGCGAGGACGTAGTGCAGGTGTCTGCCGGACGGGGCCAGGGTGGGGTCGGTGGCGGTGGGCCGGGTGATCAGCAGGGAGGGGTCGCTCATCAGGCGTCCGGTGCGGGTGAGTTCGTCGAAGGTGGTGCGCCAGGCCGCGCCGAAGGAGAGGGTGTGGTGCGCCAGATCGGGCCAGGTGCGGTCGGTTCCCAGGTGCAGGACCACCGCGGACGGCGAGTGCCGCAGGCGCAGCGGTCGCCGCGGAGCGCGGCCCAGCAGCCGGTAGGCGACGGGCAGATCGGTGGTGAGGACGACGGCGTCGCAGGGGATGCGGGCCTGGTCGGTGACGACCGCGGTGACGGTGCTGCCGGAGCGTTCCAGCCCCAGCACCTCTTCGTCCAGGCGCAGTTCGGCGCCCGCGTCCACCGCCGCCGCGGCCATTGCGCGGGGCAGTGCGTGCATTCCGCCCCGGGGGAAGTGGACCCCGGCGACGGTGTCCATGTAGGCGATGACCGCGTACGCGGCGAGCGCCCGGGCCGGGGGGACTCCCGCGTACAGGGACTGGAAGGTGAAGACGCGGCGCAGCCGCTCGTCGTGGAGGAACCGTCCGACGCGGGCGTCCAGTCGCCCGAATCCGCCGAGGGCGGCGAGGCGCGCCAGGTCGGTGTTCAGCAGGTTCAGCGGTGAGTCGAAGTTGGTGTCGATGAAGCGGCGCATCTGCGCGCGGTAGACGTGCTGGAGCCATCGGCGCAGGTCGCGGTAGCCCGCGGCCTCCCGGGGCCCGGCGAAGCGCTCGACCTCCGCGCTCATCGCGTCCGCGTCGGTGTGCACGTCCAGGCTGGTGCCGTCGGCGAAGGACGCGCGGTAGGCGGGGTGGAGGGCGATGAGTTCGACGCGTCGGCGCAGGCTGTCGCCGACCGCCGCGAAGGCTTCGTCGGCGAGTTCGGGCATGGTCAGGACGGTGGGGCCGGTGTCGATCCGGTAGCCGCCGAGGTCGAGGCGTCCGGCCCGGCCGCCGGGCAGCGGGTCGCGCTCCACGACCGTCACCCGCCGCCCGGCGCCCAGCAGGTGCAGGGCGGCCGAGAGTCCGGCGAGCCCGGCTCCCACGACCACGACGTGGTCGGTGCGTCCCGGCACCGCGCGCCTCACGAACGCGCCCTCTCGGGGCGGCGCTCCACGGGCGCGGGGCGCTGCTCGGCGGGACCCGCGCGGTCGGCGCCCGCGCCGGGTCCTCCCGCACCGCCGTGGCGGTCCGCACCGGCCAGCGAGTGCAGCAGCGCGCCCAGCCGCCGTCCGGCCACCCGGTCCAGGGCCGCCCTGTCGAGGTGGCGCAGGCCCTCGGTGACGAGCTGGTCGATCCGGGCCTCGGCGCTTTGCCTGGCACCCGTCGCCGTCAGGACGTCGCGGACCCGGTCGAGACCGGCCGGGGTCAGGTCCGGGCGGCCGAGGGCGCTTTCGAGGACGGCGAGGGCGCGGTGGTCGCCGACGCCTTCGAGCCGTTCCCGGGCCAGGGCGATCAGATGGGTGGGCTTGCCCTCGCGGATGTCGCTGCCCGCGGGCTTGCCGGTGACGCGGGGGTCGCCGAAGACGTCGTCGAGGTCGTCCCGCAGCTGGAACGCCATCCCCACGCGCTCGCCCGCGCACGACAGCTCCCGGCGCGTGCCCCCGTCCGCGCGCGCCAGCGCGGCGCCGAGCGCGAGGGGCCGTTCCACGGAGTACCGGGCGCTCTTGAGGCAGGCGGTCCGCCGCGCGCGGAGCATCGAGTGGACCGCCGTGGCCTGGCCTTGGACGTCCAGGTACTGTCCGGCGACCATCTCCGTGCGCAGATCACTCCACATCCGGCGCACCTCGGTGGCGACCGGCGCCGCCAGCGGGGTGTCGGCCAGCAGGTCGTCCGCCCAGGACAGGGCCAGGTCCCCGGCGAGGACCGCGGAGGCGTCCGCGAACGAGGCCAGGCGCGCCGCCGGGACGGCCCCGGCGTACTGGTGGCGCACGTCGGTGTGCAGGGAGGGCCGCCCGCGCCGCAGTTCGGACCGGTCCATGACGTCGTCGTGGATGAGGGCGCAGGTCTGCAGGAGTTCCAGGGCGGCGCCGATCCGCAGGGCCGCCGCCACCGGCGCCCGGTCCGCGCCGCCGCAGGCGCGCAGCGACCACCACAGCAGCCGGGAACGGGTCCGCCCGCCGCCCCGGCTGAAGCGCGCGACCCGCTGGGCGATGTCCGCGCCGAAGAGCGGATCCAGCGTCCGTGCCCGCTCGACCCGGTCGGCCAGCACGTCGTCGAGCACGCGCCCCACGGCGGCCCGTACGTCCCGGTCCACCCGGTGGGCCCCGGCAGCAGCCGCGTACGGGCGGCGCGCCGCGCCGCCCCGCGCGTGGCCCACCGAGGGGGCCGTGCGGCCGGATGGCCGCACCCACACGGTGGAGGGGGACACGGCCGCCGTGCGCGGCACGGACGGCGGACCGTCCGTCAGGTGATCGGTCGCCGGTGAGGGGCGCATCCCGGTTCCTCTCGTCATGGTGCGTACATCGCCTCGTCCCTTTCCACTACGTGCCGAACGGCGAAGACGGATGCAGCCGGGGGCGACCCGCGCCACGGACACGGGCGCATCCCTTCCCGCCCCGGGCCGATTCGCCCACCAGCGGGCCGCCGTCACACGAGCGGGTGGTGTGCATCCGAACGGGCCCCGGGACAGGAATGCTGGGGACGTGGCGTCGCGGAGAACGGGAAAGTCGCGGAGAACCGGCAAGCGTGAAGAACCGGAAGAAGGAGGCCGTGGTGTACGAGGCGGATGTCGCCATCATCGGCGCGGGAGCCGCCGGACTGTCCCTGGCGCACCGGCTGTCGGGGCCCCGGTTCCGGGCGCGCGCGTACACGGCGGCCCTCATCGATCCGCCGCCCGGCCCGCTGCGCCCGCCCCGCCGGACCTGGTGCTTCTGGGAGGCGGGGCCCGGCCGCTTCGACGCGGCGGTCAGCGCGTCCTGGCAGCGGCTGCGCGCCCGGCCGCGCACCGGCGCGCCCGTGGAGGGCGACATCGCGCCCCTGCGGTACAAGATGATCAGGTCGGACGCCTTCGAGGCGCTGGTGGCCGAGGAGCTCGCCCGCCACCGGGCCGTCCGGCGCCTGGAGGCCACCGTCGAAGCGGTCGACGACGGCCGCTGCGGGGCCCGGGTCCATCTGCGCGACGGCCGGGGCCGCCCGAGCGTGCTGCGTGCCCGCTGGGTGTTCGACTCGCGCCCGCTGGGCAGTCTGCCGGCCGCGCGCACCACCTTGCTCCAGCACTTCCACGGCTGCTTCGTCCGCACCGCCCGCCCCGGCTTCGATCCCACCACCGCCGACCTGATGGACTTCCGCACGCCCCAGCCCGCGCAGGGCCTGTCCTTCGGCTATCTGCTGCCGCTCACACCGCACGAGGCGCTGGTGGAGTACACCGAGTTCTCGCCCCGCGTCCTGACACCGCGTCAGTACGAGGCGGCGGTGCGCCAGTACGCCTCGGAGGTGCTGCGCCTGGGCGAGCTGGAGGTGGTCTCCACCGAGACCGGCGTCATCCCGATGACGGACGCGCCGCTCACCCGCCAGACGGGGGCGTCGGTGTTCCGCATCGGCGCTGCGGGCGGCGCCACCCGCCCGGCGACCGGCTACACCTTCGCCGGACTCCAGCGCCAGACCCGGGCCGTGGCCGCCGCACTCCACCAGGGCCGCAGGCCCGTACCGCCGCCCGCCCACTCGGCCCGCTCGCGCGCCATGGACGCCGTGCTGCTGCGCGCCCTGGACAGCGGCCGGGTCGAGGGGCCGGAGCTGTTCGCCCGGCTCTTCGCCGGGGTGCCGCTGGGGCGGCTCCTGCGGTTCCTGGACGGGCGTACCCGCCTCCACCAGGACCTCGCCATCGGGCTGCGCACCCCGGTGGCGCCGATGCTGCGTGCGGCGCTGGAGCTGCCCTTCCTGCCGCGCCGCCCCTACGACCGCACCTGACCGCACACAGCTCACCGCTCACCGCTCACGGGAGACCGCATGACCTTGCTGCGCGACCAGGATCTGGCCGTCGCCTTCGACCACGCCGCCCGCAGCTATGACGCGCTGGTGGCCGTCAACCCCGGCTACCACTCCCACCTGCGCCGCTCGGTGCGTCGCCTCGGCTTGCGCGGCGACGGGCGGGGCCTGCGGGTCCTGGACCTCGGCTGTGGCACCGGCGCCTCCACCGCCGCCCTGCACACCGCGCTGCCCGAAGCGGCCATCACCGCGGTGGACGCCTCCGCGGGCATGCTCGAACGGGCCGCCGCCAAACCCTGGCCCGGCCACGTCACCTTCGTCCACGCACCGGCCGAAGAGCTCGCGCGGGCCGGTGTGCGGGGGCCGTTCGACGCGGTGTTCGCCGCCTACCTCTTCCGCAATCTGGCCGACCCCGGCCCGGTACTCGACGCCGTCCACCAACTCCTCGCCCCCCAGGGCAGGTTCGGCGTCCACGAGTACACCCTCAGTGGCCGCGCGAGGGACCGGGCGGTGTGGAATCTGGTGTGCCGCGGCCTCGTCCAGCCGCTGGCCGGCGCCCTGGGCGACGGCGAGCTCTACCGCCATCTGTGGCGCAGCGTCGTGGACTTCGACACCGCCGACCGCTTCGCCGCACGCCTGCGCACCGCCGGGTTCGAGACGGTGCGCGTCCTGCCGCTGCCCGGCTGGCAGACCGGCATCACCCACACCTTCGTCGCCCGGCGCGCCGGGGGAGCCCGGTGAACCGCCCGTCCCGGCACCCGCACCGCCGCCCCGGCCGCGACCGCAAGGCACGTGCGCTGCCGCCCCCGGCCGGGGCCGCACGCGTCGGGGGCGAGCGGCCGAGCACCGCCGTGGTGGGCGGCGGCATCGCGGGCCTCGCCGCCGCGACCGCGCTGGCCGAGCGGGGCGTGGCCGTGACGCTGTACGAGCGGGAGCCGTATCTGGGCGGCCGGGTCGGGGCCTGGCCGACCCAGTTGCGGGACGGCTCCCGGGCCACGATGAGCCGCGGGTTCCACGCCTTCTTCCGTCAGTACTACAACCTGCGGAGCCTGCTGCGGCGCACGGATCCGCTGCTCGCCCGGCTCACCACGCTGCCGGACTACCCGCTGCGGCACCGCGACGGCATGCGGGACAGCTTCCGACACGTCCCGCGCACACCGCCGTGGAGCGCGCTCGGGTTCGTGGCGCTGAGCCCCTCCTTCGGTCTGCGCGACCTCGGCCGCATCCGCGCGGGCGCGGCCCTGCCGCTCCTCGACGTCCGCGTCCCCGACGTCTACGCCCGGCTCGACCACACGAGCGCCCACGACTTCCTGGAGCGCATCCGCTTCCCGCACAGCGCCCGCCATCTGGCCTTCGAGGTGTTCTCGCGCAGCTTCTTCGCCGACCCGCGCGGGCTCTCGGCGGCCGAGATGGCCCTGATGTTCCACATCTACTTCCTGGGCTCTGCCGAGGGTCTGCTCTTCGACGTGCCCGACGCCCCGTTCGCCCAGGCCCTGTGGAACCCTCTGGCCACCCATCTGGAGCGCCACGGCGCCGACATCCGCACCTCGGTCCCCGTGGAGCACATCGAGCCGCTGCC includes:
- the crtI gene encoding phytoene desaturase family protein, giving the protein MRRAVPGRTDHVVVVGAGLAGLSAALHLLGAGRRVTVVERDPLPGGRAGRLDLGGYRIDTGPTVLTMPELADEAFAAVGDSLRRRVELIALHPAYRASFADGTSLDVHTDADAMSAEVERFAGPREAAGYRDLRRWLQHVYRAQMRRFIDTNFDSPLNLLNTDLARLAALGGFGRLDARVGRFLHDERLRRVFTFQSLYAGVPPARALAAYAVIAYMDTVAGVHFPRGGMHALPRAMAAAAVDAGAELRLDEEVLGLERSGSTVTAVVTDQARIPCDAVVLTTDLPVAYRLLGRAPRRPLRLRHSPSAVVLHLGTDRTWPDLAHHTLSFGAAWRTTFDELTRTGRLMSDPSLLITRPTATDPTLAPSGRHLHYVLAPCPNTDIGPGATDWHDLAPRYRASLLAVLEQRGLHGIASAIEQECMVTPATWHALGHAAGTPFSAAHTFAQTGPFRPRNLVRGTDNAVLAGCGTTPGVGVPTVLLSGKLAAARITGTTAHAPRHGRRVRPKETTA
- a CDS encoding DUF5914 domain-containing protein, with the protein product MTPDPAGRRARLPLSLRRRAVPWARQRPTWRDAKPALIAAAVERARARPSGNWYVVGASRDLGGARPLARTVAGHEVVVWRDAEGRAVGGPGSCPHLGAPLRDGAVRCGRLVCHWHGLALEGAPFAGWHPWPVHDDGVLVWVRLDDAGGEPPLEAPVVPARPDPAGALSAVYTGIGTCEPEDVVANRLDPWHGAWFHPYSFVDLSVLEAPGRSTDEDDDGFTVDVSFKVAGRLVVPVRAVFTAPEPRTVVMTITQGEGVGSVVETHATPLGPDDRGRPRTAVVEAVIASSDRAGFALARRATPVLRPLLRAAAGRLWRDDLAYAERRWQLRSTGRFPG
- a CDS encoding FAD-dependent oxidoreductase; translation: MNRPSRHPHRRPGRDRKARALPPPAGAARVGGERPSTAVVGGGIAGLAAATALAERGVAVTLYEREPYLGGRVGAWPTQLRDGSRATMSRGFHAFFRQYYNLRSLLRRTDPLLARLTTLPDYPLRHRDGMRDSFRHVPRTPPWSALGFVALSPSFGLRDLGRIRAGAALPLLDVRVPDVYARLDHTSAHDFLERIRFPHSARHLAFEVFSRSFFADPRGLSAAEMALMFHIYFLGSAEGLLFDVPDAPFAQALWNPLATHLERHGADIRTSVPVEHIEPLPDGGYEVSAGGTRRHDAVVLALDTAGLRSLVGRCDRLGDAAWRERVAGLRNAPPFLVTRLWLDRPVAPDRPGFLGTSGYEGLDNVSVLERWDGEAAQWAQRTGGSVVELHAYALRPGDPQERAQERLIDQLHLVYPETRAARVVDVRHEWRADCPLFPLGAHADRPGVRTPDPRVVLAGDLVRVDLPVALMERAATTGFLAANALLAQWNVRGEQLWTVPDRGRGLLLRTVSGWGSR
- a CDS encoding phytoene/squalene synthase family protein — translated: MTERELDAAHITDPVLRQAYRRCRRLNARHGRTYFLATRLLPVEHRAAVHALYGFARWADDIVDTLDPAIGAGRRAAALRTLDRTLAEGLRGHGSSEPVVLALADTARRYAIDHTLFADFMAAMRTDLSVTGYATYAELRTYMHGSAAVIGLQMLPVLGTVGPREEAAPHAAALGVAFQLTNFLRDVGEDLDRGRVYLPADLLAAHGVDAPLLRWSRATGLRDRRITAALREFEALTRAVYREALPGIPMLADVSRPCIRTACVLYGGILDAVAEDGYDVVHRRAAVSRRRRAAVAADGLVRVAAARLRGRGRPRSLPVPALALPGDSRRADHEEVA
- a CDS encoding lycopene cyclase family protein gives rise to the protein MYEADVAIIGAGAAGLSLAHRLSGPRFRARAYTAALIDPPPGPLRPPRRTWCFWEAGPGRFDAAVSASWQRLRARPRTGAPVEGDIAPLRYKMIRSDAFEALVAEELARHRAVRRLEATVEAVDDGRCGARVHLRDGRGRPSVLRARWVFDSRPLGSLPAARTTLLQHFHGCFVRTARPGFDPTTADLMDFRTPQPAQGLSFGYLLPLTPHEALVEYTEFSPRVLTPRQYEAAVRQYASEVLRLGELEVVSTETGVIPMTDAPLTRQTGASVFRIGAAGGATRPATGYTFAGLQRQTRAVAAALHQGRRPVPPPAHSARSRAMDAVLLRALDSGRVEGPELFARLFAGVPLGRLLRFLDGRTRLHQDLAIGLRTPVAPMLRAALELPFLPRRPYDRT
- a CDS encoding polyprenyl synthetase family protein, whose product is MTRGTGMRPSPATDHLTDGPPSVPRTAAVSPSTVWVRPSGRTAPSVGHARGGAARRPYAAAAGAHRVDRDVRAAVGRVLDDVLADRVERARTLDPLFGADIAQRVARFSRGGGRTRSRLLWWSLRACGGADRAPVAAALRIGAALELLQTCALIHDDVMDRSELRRGRPSLHTDVRHQYAGAVPAARLASFADASAVLAGDLALSWADDLLADTPLAAPVATEVRRMWSDLRTEMVAGQYLDVQGQATAVHSMLRARRTACLKSARYSVERPLALGAALARADGGTRRELSCAGERVGMAFQLRDDLDDVFGDPRVTGKPAGSDIREGKPTHLIALARERLEGVGDHRALAVLESALGRPDLTPAGLDRVRDVLTATGARQSAEARIDQLVTEGLRHLDRAALDRVAGRRLGALLHSLAGADRHGGAGGPGAGADRAGPAEQRPAPVERRPERARS
- a CDS encoding class I SAM-dependent methyltransferase, yielding MTLLRDQDLAVAFDHAARSYDALVAVNPGYHSHLRRSVRRLGLRGDGRGLRVLDLGCGTGASTAALHTALPEAAITAVDASAGMLERAAAKPWPGHVTFVHAPAEELARAGVRGPFDAVFAAYLFRNLADPGPVLDAVHQLLAPQGRFGVHEYTLSGRARDRAVWNLVCRGLVQPLAGALGDGELYRHLWRSVVDFDTADRFAARLRTAGFETVRVLPLPGWQTGITHTFVARRAGGAR